A single region of the Candidatus Poribacteria bacterium genome encodes:
- a CDS encoding TAXI family TRAP transporter solute-binding subunit, with protein MFTKNRGVHHNLLFIFTAFILTVLVVLYGCSDKQSSEKAKTTDASRQEKEWLSILGGVIGGSFSQFAGGVSRILTQQEPHLKISVGASAGSVENTRRVNDDTEALGVVFASESYLGYHGKEIFAEEGAKTNIRMVTLLFIAYDQFSTLAHSDVHQFEDIVGKKIASGASGSGTAQTLERLSRLAGIWGKFTPIYKGGSAAAEALQDGQVAAFQWLVSVPNSAVIQLTAIKSIRMIDLDVVAKKYGFYEKYPFYLSGSLPEGAYEGKVEPVRTLLMPTVLIANKAVSEETIYKLLKHVYAPEGHQMMLQTNQAAADMTIENGPKAFVIPLHRGAYKFWSEQGVEIPAHAMPVD; from the coding sequence TAATTTATTATTTATATTCACAGCTTTCATACTAACTGTACTGGTTGTCCTTTACGGATGTAGCGATAAGCAGTCAAGTGAAAAAGCGAAAACAACCGATGCCTCGCGTCAGGAAAAGGAGTGGCTTTCAATTTTAGGCGGTGTGATTGGTGGTAGTTTTTCACAATTTGCCGGGGGTGTTAGTCGTATCTTGACCCAACAGGAACCGCATCTCAAAATATCTGTCGGTGCTTCCGCCGGTTCAGTCGAAAACACGCGGCGTGTAAATGACGATACGGAAGCACTCGGTGTCGTTTTTGCCTCTGAGAGCTATCTCGGCTACCACGGCAAAGAAATTTTCGCAGAAGAGGGTGCGAAAACCAATATTCGTATGGTGACATTACTTTTCATTGCTTATGACCAGTTCTCAACGCTGGCACACAGCGATGTTCATCAGTTTGAGGATATTGTCGGTAAAAAAATCGCTTCTGGGGCAAGTGGGTCAGGCACCGCTCAAACGTTAGAGCGTTTATCAAGACTCGCTGGCATCTGGGGCAAGTTTACGCCGATCTACAAAGGTGGTAGTGCCGCTGCCGAAGCACTCCAAGACGGACAGGTCGCTGCATTCCAATGGCTTGTCAGTGTGCCAAACAGCGCTGTTATTCAACTCACAGCAATCAAATCCATTCGGATGATCGATCTCGACGTAGTTGCGAAGAAGTACGGCTTCTATGAAAAGTACCCGTTTTATCTCTCCGGGTCTTTGCCAGAAGGTGCTTATGAAGGCAAAGTTGAACCGGTGAGAACTCTCCTGATGCCGACGGTACTTATCGCGAACAAGGCGGTGAGCGAGGAAACCATCTATAAACTTCTAAAGCATGTTTACGCACCAGAAGGACATCAGATGATGCTTCAGACAAATCAAGCCGCGGCAGATATGACGATAGAGAACGGACCAAAGGCGTTTGTTATTCCACTACACCGTGGTGCATACAAATTTTGGAGCGAACAGGGTGTGGAAATCCCAGCACACGCCATGCCGGTGGATTAA